The Terriglobales bacterium DNA segment CCAGGATCAAGCTCCAGGATCAGCCCTTCCAGATTTTACAAATTCTGTTAGATCGTCCCGGTGAAATCGTCAGCCGGGAGGAGCTCCGGCGGAAGATCTGGCCTTCGGACACCTTCGTCGACTTTGACCACGGTATCAGCAATGCCATTAGGCGTCTCCGAGAAGCCTTGGGTGATACTGCCGACACGCCGCGCTATATCGAGACCCTGCCTCGCCGGGGCTATCGCTTTGTTGGTACGATCGAGCGCGATGCTCCACGTATTCGGTCCCTGGCGGTCCTGCCGTTAGAAAACCTTTCGCATGATCCCCAGCAGGAATACTTCGCCGAAGGACTGACCGAGGCGCTGACTACTGCTCTGGCTAAAATTGGCGAGCTGCGGGTGGTTTCACGCGCGTCCGCTATGGTGTACAAGGGTGTCCGCAGGCCCCTAAGTGAGATTGCCCGGGAATTAATGGTAGACGCAATCGTAGAAGGAGGCGTGCTGCGTGCAGGGGATCGGGTGCGTATCACGGCACACCTCATTGATCCAATGAAGGAGGCGCACCTTTGGGCTGAAAGTTACGAGCGTCCCTTGCGCGATGTGTTGGGCCTGCAGTCAGAGGTAGCCCAGGCAATCGCACGGGAAGTCAGGGTCAAGGTGACCCCACAGGAGCAGTTACAATTCGCGCAAACGCGTTCTGTGAATCCCGAAGCATACGAGGCCTATCTTAAAGGCCGTTATCACTGGAACCGGCGCAGCGGAGACGGACTCCCAAAGGGCGTCGAGTGCTTCCAGGAAGCCATTGCCAAGGATCCAGAATATGCTGCGGCTTACGCAGGGCTGGCTGATTGTCTCTCCGCGCTTACTGCGTTCGGCTTTGTTTCGCCGGATCAAGGTTGCGGAAAAGCCAAGACGCTGGC contains these protein-coding regions:
- a CDS encoding winged helix-turn-helix domain-containing protein, encoding MLNSGPERWERDAMRDVRPLQRTVRFGPFELDHAGELCKQGARIKLQDQPFQILQILLDRPGEIVSREELRRKIWPSDTFVDFDHGISNAIRRLREALGDTADTPRYIETLPRRGYRFVGTIERDAPRIRSLAVLPLENLSHDPQQEYFAEGLTEALTTALAKIGELRVVSRASAMVYKGVRRPLSEIARELMVDAIVEGGVLRAGDRVRITAHLIDPMKEAHLWAESYERPLRDVLGLQSEVAQAIAREVRVKVTPQEQLQFAQTRSVNPEAYEAYLKGRYHWNRRSGDGLPKGVECFQEAIAKDPEYAAAYAGLADCLSALTAFGFVSPDQGCGKAKTLALHALEMDPSLAEAHTSLAWVNMWYDHDFVAAEREFERAIELNPRYSTAHEWFGFFLGLMGRYEESYTEVKRAIRLDPLSIVFQWALGFVYWMARRYDQAIEETEKTLGLDASFFHAHGLLGWIYLCKPIHEAAISALQKAVQLSPNSTLYLASLSEAYAGAGHTQDAQRILDKLLELSKRQYVSPYLMGRVYTALDRKDEALRCLESAYQERASFLAFMKIDPRLDPLRQDPCFQDLLRRMNFPV